The Bacteroidota bacterium genome includes a region encoding these proteins:
- a CDS encoding T9SS type A sorting domain-containing protein, protein MKSKLLLLSFSILTLFSNLKAQQADCNNMYLDADTFYLHYLDDTIVEGNLFYNDTVWSVYPFIHIILEDTTIITTEDFMVLSSLDSGYVQFFNFDINFKTELYPNNTPVSAFFHIYDSDWPGDSIVNCYLPITLMLENFTTSIENETITDNYTLFPNPMTNTATLQFENDFKENCIFMMYNLNGELINSITDITGNTIEISKNNLINGLYFFQVSVSGKLKSSGKLMIE, encoded by the coding sequence ATGAAATCCAAACTCCTCCTCCTCTCCTTCTCCATCCTAACACTATTTTCAAATCTCAAAGCCCAACAGGCCGATTGCAATAACATGTATCTCGACGCGGATACATTTTATCTCCATTATCTTGATGATACCATTGTAGAGGGCAATTTATTTTACAACGATACTGTTTGGTCTGTTTATCCTTTTATACATATTATTTTGGAGGACACTACAATTATCACTACAGAAGATTTTATGGTCCTTTCATCGCTTGATTCGGGATATGTACAATTTTTTAATTTTGATATAAATTTTAAAACCGAGTTATATCCGAACAACACTCCGGTTAGTGCATTTTTTCATATTTACGATTCCGACTGGCCGGGAGATTCTATAGTGAACTGTTATTTACCGATTACTCTAATGCTTGAGAATTTTACTACAAGTATTGAGAATGAAACAATAACCGACAATTACACCCTTTTTCCTAATCCCATGACAAATACCGCTACACTTCAATTTGAAAATGATTTCAAAGAAAATTGTATATTTATGATGTACAATTTAAATGGGGAGCTAATTAATTCAATAACTGATATCACCGGAAATACTATCGAGATATCAAAAAATAATTTAATAAATGGTTTGTATTTTTTTCAAGTGAGTGTATCAGGAAAATTAAAAAGTTCAGGCAAGTTGATGATTGAATAG
- a CDS encoding Eco57I restriction-modification methylase domain-containing protein → MNERLKAGNNQLKQLIITNVYEWYIIDANHFDKYIYRNTQIKKLYDTKINDQKDNPFFYEEIAKIVSNLDIEIPCVYFDIREYNTILRNNKKEDDRELSALLKILSPQHLLKIVTPNDSNSLNEKFYKELLHIIGLEEAKEGGKNIIRRKIEKRDAASLVEATIEALNTEDVLHRLPDQSIYGSTKDERIFNISLELGITWINRILFLKLLEGQLITYHQGNKDYRFLNSETINDFDELFKLFHRVLAVNINERSAALKDKYIRVPYLNSSLFEISELEDLTIKINSLDDGGELELINTTILKDVKKKTASLPTLNYLFQFLDAYDFASEGTEDIQEENKTIINASVLGKVFEKINGYKDGSIFTPAFITMYMCKQSIRLAVVEKFNESLSDKDKPMFDKFEDVKNYTSRIFKTQEVLKANEIINSLRICDPAVGSGHFLVSSLNEIISIKSELGILADNEGNSISGYEIEIVNDELIITDPKTNILEYKLQNGKPLNKEIQRLQKTLFHEKQIIIENCLFGVDINPNSVKICRLRLWIELLKNAYYKEESNYLELETLPNIDINIKCGNSLLSRFALDADLSKALKSIKYDIKAYRDFVSDYKNEKSRDVKRGLQKIIDGIKSDFRTEITKTGKDYLNWYKAKGDFDKLTQQFSFFEMTPKEKVKYNNDVKIASEKLNKCETILEEIKNNAIFKNAFEWRFEFPEVLNDKGEFEGFDLIIGNPPYIRHEEIKHLKPQLQKDFTVFNSSADILTYFFELGNKILRQNGGLTFIVSNKFFKVSYGDNLRSYLIQNTLLQQIIEFDKVNVFDEATVKAAIIQFKKEKLSKTFTYLDVLVMPENLETVVKEDGKEYEQALFNNGQWIFQNENLWKIYHKINEYGTALSDWDLKINFGIKTGFNEAFLLDEETKNRIIEENISAAEIIKPLFRGREIDKYFSKSSNSYIIGTFPALKLNINKYPSVVNHLLTFGKTKLEQSGNVGSRKKSSNQWFETQDTIAFWKELSLPKIIWKRIGSKLRFCYDETGFCSLDSTCIATGKHLKYLVGVLNSKLIEHELNRFAPKTGTGDLIISVQALSPLQIPIPTPDQEIKMDELVDKIIIQKQKGEDTKDNENLIDKMVYELYHITPEEQKIIEAQP, encoded by the coding sequence ATGAATGAAAGGCTTAAGGCAGGTAATAACCAACTTAAGCAATTGATAATTACCAATGTTTATGAATGGTATATTATTGATGCCAATCATTTTGATAAATACATATACCGAAATACACAAATTAAGAAACTTTACGATACCAAAATAAATGACCAAAAGGACAACCCTTTTTTTTATGAGGAAATAGCCAAAATTGTTTCGAATCTGGATATTGAAATTCCTTGTGTTTATTTTGACATACGGGAATATAATACCATTCTGCGCAACAACAAAAAAGAAGATGACCGTGAGTTAAGTGCTTTATTGAAAATTTTATCCCCACAACATCTTTTAAAAATAGTAACGCCAAACGATAGTAATTCGCTAAATGAAAAATTTTATAAAGAATTACTCCATATCATCGGACTGGAAGAAGCAAAAGAAGGTGGAAAAAACATTATACGCAGAAAAATCGAAAAACGGGATGCCGCATCACTTGTAGAAGCAACAATTGAAGCTTTAAATACGGAAGATGTATTACACAGATTACCCGACCAATCCATTTATGGCTCAACAAAAGACGAACGCATATTTAACATCTCACTGGAATTGGGAATTACCTGGATAAACAGAATTTTATTTTTAAAATTACTGGAGGGACAACTGATCACTTATCATCAGGGAAATAAAGATTATCGTTTTCTAAATTCAGAAACCATTAATGACTTTGACGAACTTTTTAAACTTTTTCATAGGGTACTAGCAGTAAATATCAACGAAAGAAGTGCTGCTCTTAAAGACAAATACATTCGCGTTCCTTATTTGAATAGTTCGCTTTTTGAAATAAGTGAATTGGAAGATCTGACGATCAAAATAAATTCCCTGGATGATGGAGGGGAATTAGAATTAATTAACACAACAATACTAAAAGATGTTAAAAAGAAGACTGCCAGTTTACCAACCCTGAATTATCTTTTTCAATTTTTGGATGCCTATGATTTTGCAAGTGAAGGAACAGAAGATATTCAGGAGGAAAATAAAACTATCATAAATGCCTCGGTGCTGGGAAAGGTATTTGAAAAAATAAACGGTTATAAAGACGGCTCCATTTTTACACCGGCATTCATTACAATGTATATGTGTAAACAGTCTATCAGACTTGCCGTAGTTGAAAAATTCAATGAGTCTCTATCGGATAAGGATAAACCGATGTTTGATAAATTTGAAGATGTAAAAAACTATACTTCGCGCATTTTTAAAACGCAGGAAGTACTTAAAGCGAATGAAATAATTAATTCTCTTCGGATTTGTGATCCGGCAGTTGGTTCCGGGCATTTCCTGGTTTCTTCTTTGAACGAAATTATAAGCATAAAATCTGAATTAGGCATTCTGGCAGATAATGAAGGAAATAGTATCAGTGGGTATGAAATTGAAATAGTGAATGATGAGCTTATAATTACTGACCCAAAAACAAATATACTGGAATACAAGCTCCAAAACGGAAAACCCCTAAATAAAGAAATTCAAAGGCTACAAAAAACACTTTTTCACGAAAAACAAATCATTATTGAAAATTGTTTATTCGGTGTAGATATAAATCCAAACTCAGTAAAAATTTGCCGTTTGCGTTTATGGATAGAACTTCTTAAAAATGCATATTACAAAGAAGAAAGTAATTATTTAGAATTGGAAACACTTCCTAATATTGATATTAATATTAAATGCGGAAATAGTTTATTGAGCAGGTTTGCTTTGGATGCTGATTTGAGTAAGGCATTAAAAAGTATTAAGTATGATATTAAAGCCTACCGTGATTTTGTAAGTGATTATAAAAATGAAAAAAGCCGAGATGTAAAACGAGGGTTACAAAAAATAATAGATGGTATTAAATCTGACTTCAGAACCGAAATAACTAAAACTGGTAAAGACTATTTGAATTGGTATAAAGCAAAAGGAGATTTTGATAAGTTAACTCAACAATTTAGTTTCTTTGAAATGACACCTAAAGAAAAGGTGAAATACAACAATGACGTCAAAATTGCATCTGAAAAATTAAATAAATGCGAAACTATTTTAGAAGAAATTAAAAATAATGCAATCTTTAAAAATGCATTTGAATGGCGATTTGAATTTCCTGAAGTTCTTAATGATAAAGGTGAATTTGAAGGCTTTGATTTAATTATTGGGAATCCTCCATATATTCGACATGAAGAAATAAAACACCTAAAACCACAATTACAAAAAGATTTTACTGTATTTAATAGCAGTGCAGATATTCTCACTTACTTTTTTGAATTAGGCAACAAAATATTAAGGCAAAATGGCGGTTTAACTTTCATTGTTTCAAACAAATTTTTTAAAGTAAGTTATGGCGACAATTTGCGTTCTTACTTAATTCAAAATACATTATTGCAACAAATAATTGAATTCGACAAAGTGAATGTTTTTGATGAAGCCACAGTAAAAGCTGCTATTATTCAATTTAAAAAGGAAAAACTATCTAAAACATTTACATACTTAGATGTTTTGGTTATGCCTGAGAATTTAGAAACTGTTGTAAAAGAGGATGGCAAAGAATATGAACAAGCACTTTTCAATAATGGGCAATGGATTTTTCAAAATGAAAACCTTTGGAAAATCTATCATAAAATAAATGAATATGGAACGGCTTTGTCTGACTGGGATTTGAAGATAAACTTTGGAATTAAAACAGGTTTCAATGAAGCGTTTTTATTGGATGAAGAAACTAAGAATAGAATAATTGAAGAAAATATAAGTGCAGCAGAAATTATAAAACCATTATTCAGAGGTAGAGAAATTGATAAGTATTTTTCAAAATCTTCAAACTCATACATAATCGGAACTTTTCCTGCATTGAAATTGAACATTAATAAATATCCATCAGTAGTAAATCATCTATTAACATTTGGCAAGACCAAATTAGAGCAATCGGGGAATGTAGGTTCAAGAAAAAAGTCATCAAACCAATGGTTTGAAACTCAAGACACAATTGCCTTTTGGAAAGAATTGAGTTTGCCAAAAATAATTTGGAAACGGATAGGTTCAAAACTTCGTTTCTGTTATGATGAAACTGGATTTTGTTCATTAGACAGCACCTGCATTGCTACAGGAAAACATTTAAAATATTTGGTTGGCGTTTTAAATTCCAAACTAATTGAGCATGAACTAAACCGTTTTGCACCAAAAACTGGAACGGGCGATTTAATAATAAGTGTTCAGGCTTTATCGCCACTACAAATACCAATTCCAACACCCGACCAAGAAATTAAAATGGATGAATTGGTTGACAAAATAATTATACAAAAACAAAAGGGCGAAGACACCAAAGACAACGAAAACCTAATTGATAAAATGGTTTACGAACTTTATCACATAACTCCCGAAGAACAAAAAATAATAGAAGCCCAGCCATAA